The Candidatus Cloacimonadaceae bacterium genome includes a region encoding these proteins:
- the dapF gene encoding diaminopimelate epimerase: MQIPFIKMQAQGNDFVILNLLGHQEADFDAARLAKDICDRRFGVGADGLVLLLDSEIAAAKMQIFNSDGSRALMCGSALRCISRLLKELSGITEAEIATDAGIRPILIENNTVQVSLGKPFIVSPMIVVEGINGCLVNVGNHHFVCFDLPLEDDPHLHYGPVFERHPDLPSAVNTHFVRVISSEEIEIKIWERGVGATFACGTGAAACVLCGMEKGILKKRVTVNMPGGAVSIQYLESGECVLGGEVSETFSGAYQWKI, encoded by the coding sequence TTGCAGATTCCCTTCATTAAGATGCAGGCTCAGGGCAACGACTTCGTCATCCTCAATCTGCTTGGTCATCAGGAAGCGGATTTCGATGCCGCACGCTTGGCGAAAGACATCTGCGACAGGCGTTTCGGCGTCGGAGCGGATGGCTTGGTCTTGCTTTTGGATTCCGAAATCGCAGCGGCAAAGATGCAGATCTTCAATTCCGATGGTAGTCGCGCTCTCATGTGCGGATCGGCTCTGCGTTGCATTTCCCGCCTATTGAAGGAGCTTTCCGGAATCACGGAAGCAGAGATTGCCACCGATGCCGGCATCCGCCCTATCCTGATCGAAAATAACACTGTCCAAGTCAGCCTCGGCAAACCCTTCATCGTTTCTCCAATGATCGTCGTAGAAGGGATCAATGGCTGCCTCGTCAACGTCGGAAACCACCATTTCGTCTGCTTTGACCTTCCTTTGGAGGATGATCCCCATTTGCACTACGGACCCGTCTTTGAACGGCACCCGGATCTGCCCTCAGCGGTGAATACGCATTTTGTCCGCGTCATTTCCAGTGAAGAGATCGAGATCAAAATCTGGGAACGCGGCGTGGGCGCAACTTTTGCATGTGGCACCGGAGCGGCGGCTTGCGTTCTCTGCGGCATGGAAAAAGGTATCCTCAAAAAACGCGTGACGGTGAACATGCCCGGCGGAGCGGTCAGCATCCAATATCTGGAAAGCGGCGAATGCGTTCTCGGGGGAGAAGTCTCGGAAACATTCAGCGGAGCGTATCAATGGAAAATTTAG
- a CDS encoding helix-turn-helix domain-containing protein, which translates to MENLGKHLHDLRESKELDYRAIFLDIRIRPEQIKLIEENRFFDLGPYGVAKAIVYNYARYLEADVPEVMAELSVMMPEHTKTSHARPQNVRHSKILLSTNFLWSVGIVIFALVLASFVYYAYMQDWLRTPELFKTETADKNLAAEKETTQEIKPDSLRLKMRQLSETIYSEPVGKQKDGTKKALSDTTDYMGNLLGNSPINVLTQ; encoded by the coding sequence ATGGAAAATTTAGGCAAGCATCTGCATGATCTGCGCGAAAGCAAAGAACTGGATTACCGCGCCATCTTTCTCGATATCCGCATCCGCCCTGAACAGATCAAACTGATCGAGGAAAACCGCTTTTTCGACCTCGGACCCTATGGCGTCGCCAAGGCAATCGTCTATAACTATGCCCGTTATCTGGAAGCCGACGTTCCGGAAGTGATGGCGGAGCTGAGTGTTATGATGCCTGAACACACCAAAACCAGCCACGCCCGACCCCAAAACGTCCGGCACAGCAAGATACTTCTTTCCACAAACTTTCTCTGGAGCGTGGGCATCGTCATCTTCGCCCTCGTCCTGGCATCATTTGTCTATTATGCCTACATGCAAGATTGGTTAAGGACTCCCGAACTCTTCAAAACCGAAACGGCGGACAAAAACCTCGCCGCCGAAAAGGAAACCACCCAAGAGATCAAACCGGACTCCCTCAGATTGAAGATGCGCCAATTGAGCGAAACCATATATAGCGAACCCGTCGGCAAACAAAAAGACGGCACAAAAAAAGCCCTGAGCGACACCACGGATTATATGGGCAACCTTTTGGGCAACAGCCCGATCAATGTCCTCACCCAATGA
- the dapB gene encoding 4-hydroxy-tetrahydrodipicolinate reductase, translating into MIDQIAIVGYGKMGKMIHSLAESMECNVSSIIDPHQDVQFDAITEESVRGADVCLDFSHPSAVLENVRQLAKLGKSMVIGTTGWNEHHSEVRALAEEYKIGIVFGANFSIGMNLFTRIVEQAAALFDPFATYDVFGYELHHNQKADSPSGTAIQLARAIISHSSRKNKAVYEKLDRRIEEDELHFASVRGGRIPGTHTVGFDSEADTVELVHRVRNRSCFALGALQAAKWISGRKGFYSFNQMMEEILADSLH; encoded by the coding sequence ATGATCGATCAAATCGCGATAGTCGGCTATGGCAAGATGGGTAAAATGATCCACTCTCTGGCAGAAAGCATGGAGTGCAACGTCTCTTCCATTATCGATCCCCATCAGGATGTCCAATTTGACGCAATCACCGAAGAAAGCGTCCGCGGTGCAGACGTCTGCCTCGATTTCAGTCACCCCTCCGCGGTTCTGGAAAACGTCCGCCAGCTTGCCAAACTTGGGAAATCCATGGTGATCGGCACTACCGGCTGGAACGAACATCACAGTGAAGTGCGTGCCCTGGCGGAAGAATACAAGATCGGGATCGTCTTTGGCGCGAATTTCTCCATCGGGATGAATCTCTTCACCCGCATCGTGGAACAGGCGGCGGCTTTGTTTGATCCCTTCGCGACTTATGACGTCTTTGGCTATGAACTGCACCACAACCAAAAAGCGGACAGCCCCTCCGGCACCGCCATCCAGCTCGCGCGTGCCATCATCAGCCACAGCAGCCGCAAGAACAAAGCGGTCTATGAAAAGCTCGACCGCAGGATAGAAGAGGATGAATTGCATTTTGCCAGCGTCCGCGGAGGCAGAATACCGGGAACCCACACCGTGGGTTTCGATTCCGAAGCGGATACCGTCGAACTCGTGCATCGGGTGCGCAACCGCAGCTGCTTTGCCCTCGGAGCTTTGCAGGCGGCAAAATGGATATCAGGGCGCAAGGGCTTTTATAGTTTCAATCAAATGATGGAGGAGATCCTTGCAGATTCCCTTCATTAA
- a CDS encoding M20/M25/M40 family metallo-hydrolase yields the protein MLSDIVSYFMQLVTIDSESLDERAVVDAVKEDLLSLGAEVVEDNAYVIIGGNAGNILARFPGRADIAPILFCAHMDTVKPGKGIHPQICENRICSDGSTVLGGDDKSGVAEILFGIKKAQESGIALAPIEVLFTVSEEIGLLGAKNFDRSLLKAAFGYALDAHRVGDLLLGAPAQNSIRITITGKEAHAGVEPEKGINAICVAAEAIASMPMGRIDHETTCNMGVINGGSSTNIVPNKVILKGEARSHNPHKLEQVCLDIRHAVESAVQRHHYDFGFAGYEFVMHQEYAAFRIPEDQKVVQLALDALSKLQITAETTVGGGGSDANIFNGQGLPMIICGTGMNKVHTVEEDIEIKELQRGVEFINMLIRLHSEG from the coding sequence ATGCTTTCAGACATCGTCAGCTATTTTATGCAGCTTGTCACCATCGACAGCGAATCGCTGGACGAACGCGCCGTCGTCGATGCCGTCAAGGAAGACCTGCTTTCGCTCGGGGCGGAAGTGGTGGAAGATAACGCATACGTTATCATCGGCGGAAACGCTGGAAACATCCTTGCCCGTTTTCCCGGAAGAGCGGATATCGCTCCGATCCTTTTCTGCGCACACATGGATACCGTCAAGCCCGGCAAGGGAATCCATCCCCAGATCTGTGAAAACCGCATCTGCAGCGATGGCAGCACAGTGCTTGGCGGAGACGACAAATCCGGCGTGGCGGAGATCCTTTTCGGGATCAAGAAAGCGCAGGAAAGCGGGATCGCGCTCGCGCCCATCGAAGTGCTCTTCACCGTATCCGAGGAGATCGGTCTATTGGGAGCGAAGAATTTTGATCGAAGCTTGCTCAAAGCCGCCTTTGGCTACGCTTTGGATGCGCATCGCGTCGGCGATCTTCTCCTTGGCGCACCGGCGCAAAACTCCATTCGCATCACTATCACCGGCAAGGAAGCGCACGCGGGAGTGGAACCTGAAAAAGGCATCAATGCCATTTGCGTCGCCGCCGAAGCGATTGCCTCAATGCCCATGGGCAGGATCGATCATGAAACCACCTGCAACATGGGGGTCATCAATGGCGGCTCCTCCACAAACATCGTTCCAAACAAGGTGATCCTCAAAGGTGAAGCGCGCAGCCACAACCCGCACAAGCTTGAACAGGTCTGCCTCGATATTCGTCATGCCGTGGAAAGTGCGGTGCAGCGGCATCACTATGATTTCGGCTTTGCAGGATACGAATTTGTGATGCATCAGGAATATGCCGCTTTCCGCATTCCGGAGGATCAGAAAGTGGTGCAGCTCGCATTGGACGCGCTCTCAAAGCTTCAAATCACTGCCGAAACCACGGTCGGCGGCGGAGGCAGCGATGCTAATATCTTCAACGGACAAGGCTTGCCGATGATCATCTGCGGCACCGGCATGAACAAGGTGCACACCGTCGAAGAAGATATCGAAATCAAAGAGCTGCAGCGCGGAGTTGAGTTCATCAATATGCTGATCCGCCTGCACAGCGAAGGATAG